Part of the Haliotis asinina isolate JCU_RB_2024 chromosome 8, JCU_Hal_asi_v2, whole genome shotgun sequence genome is shown below.
TTTCACGACACTTTACTTTGGAAGGAAAACCCAAGGTTACGGCGTTGAACAAGGTCGTAAGCATTTTACATAAAACCCATGACCATGTGATAGGGTtctaacaaacacaaacatctttGGAGCTAACTTGGAATCATACATTTCTGGAGTgatcaagggagacaactcatttATCAACACGATCACTCCTGTCCCACTACGATGACACTGTACTGTTTTACATGCTAGATCTGATATGAAGTACTTCCATGACTTTTGTTTGATATGAATTTCAAGTGAGATTAAGTCATGTCAAGCTTGCttacaaacatttttcaaaaagtgGTAAAATTTGTCCATTTCAACAGACTTGACTGAATGAAAATGATGTATTACATCATACATATTATGAAACATGCAAGTTAACGAGAACAAGATAAGTAATATGATATGGAATATTATGCTGCTTGATAATATTGTCTACATAGGAGGATACTAGTCCTTGCATCACACCTGTATTTAATTTTAAAACTTGATCCATTCATCTAAAAAGCTAACCCCTTTGCAATCATGAAAGTGTACATAGGAGGATACTAGTCCTTGCATCACACCTGTATTTAATTTTAAAACTTGATCCATTCATCTAAAAAACAAACCCCTTTGCAATCATGAAAGTACATAGGAGGATACTAGTCCTTGCATCACACCTGTATTTAATTTTAAAACTTGATCCATTCATCTAAAAAACAAACCCCTTTGCAATCATGAAAGTACATAGGAGGATACTAGTCCTTGCATCACACctgtatttcattttaaaacttgATCCATTCATCTAAAAAACTAACCCCTTTGCAATCATGAAAGGCAAAAGTAATCATTGATCTGAGTTTGGATCCAAAGAAAGAGATTCCTCTTGAAAACAAGTAACATGCTAAACAGCATGAATGACCAGGAACGAAGGGAAAAGCTTCGTTTTGTACAATTCTGTacctggatgttgtggtatatgagattgcacaactgaaaacaaAGTTTGCACAGACTGATCCATGATTTGGAATTAGCAGATGCAAGTAATACACAAGCAACAGTAATTTGGGAGATGGTGGTTTTAACATGCAAGATGTCTGAAAATATGGGCATGTGCTCATCCTGCAACCCTGTCTGTGGTTCAACAGGTTTTTGGTTTGATGTAAGTACTGGTCAAGGCCTAAGCTGcctcagttatctccctttgtaaaGCTATTTTGATGAGTTGCTCAGTGGATTATTTGATCATATGAATAATACAATAGTAGAAAATATTTGAGTACAATGTTGAATGATATGTATGAAATCAGTGTTCAAACTTCAGGTGGTACGGGATATCGATAGTGCTCAGGTGTATCCCTGTGCTCTCGCAAGATGATGCTAATAGGTTCACACGCCGACTTGTATGGAATTAAGCTCGACCCACCAAAGTGAAGGTATAAAATGATGCTGCCCAAAGTGTAACAGCTGTAATGTAGCAGTGACGTGTAGTGACCAGTGGTGACATTTATAAGTGACAATACTGAAGTATATGGCCATGCTAAATGACTAGTGTCTAAGtgataacaattttcaaaatgatcagtGAGTACATTTCATTGGGTTTCACAATAATAGAATCAACAGAGTTTTTCTTCATCTTCAAAAGCTTTAAGAAAACACTAGCTATGTTAATATGATAAGcattttcaaatacatatagTATGCAGTTAATAGTTCATCCCAAataagtaaccatggtaacagcgTATTATAGATATTATTTTAAGATGAACAAAATGCAGTTAGTCATATTTACACTTAGGTAAAAAATAAAAGTTACTCACTGTACAGGTCAGTTTAATCCTGGAAAATTTCATGGTAGACTAAcaactgaaatgaacatattttacagaaaaaaagttcatttcttcattttcagaaactgttgtaatctagacttgccacatattctagacttgcacgggctttcttggatgtatttgtttcaaagtctgtatgacagactaggtTCTTGACACTGACTTAAGATATTAGTGAGTTAGCTTTTCTTAGCTGGGTGACCACCCTGACAAACCATGTTCAAAACTTAATTGTGTGAAAGATCATAAAAAGGATTTAACTAATTTTCTAAATGGATACCTACTATTATTTCATCATCTCTAGTTGTCTTCCTTTGTTTTGCTACAcaaaaatgttgctaaaaagaaGGCAAGAAATACAGTCTGAACATAATGCCATTTTGGAATTGATGAGAAACAAGTTTTGATTTCCATTTCTACACCAAGCTAGCACTTGTGTTTAAATAGAAAGTCAGTTTCCTTAAttcaaacacctatttacaaTCACCACGAGCCAATTTGCTTTAATCAAACTCCTATTAAAGGTGTAGAATAGATATCACATGGGCAGCActctgaaatactgacagttctgtatacacagtatacacattGTGTATTATGACAACATCAGCAGAGACCTACAGTTGTCGCTCTGCACATTGCTGTCATTCGACAAGATAGCAACCACAGTACCTTTTCAACTGAAAACGTCTTGTGTTCCATTTTCAACGGAAaggaaaataacaaacaaatcagATTTGCTAAACATGAATCAAACCATGGCTAGCACGGACTATTTAAAATGTGTTTCGAAAGCCGTTTTCATACCAAACATATGCTTAAACAGAATGCATTATTTGTTCATAACATCAAGATACAATACTTGAGTAATGAAATGCAACAGATTCTACATGATCAAAGTGGGGTAGGTCAGTGAGATTTAGTGGGACAGAGTGGTATGAGAAATGGCAGTGGAAGTGGAAGGGTTGCCAGAATTTCACCAGAACTATTGGACTGGGCCCTGTTCCTCTATGCAattgtagcgctacgacagtcgtaagtctacgtTAAAGTATGGGCGTTATGGTCAACTTaacgctacgacagtcgtaagtctacgtTAAAGTATGGGCGTTATGGTcaacttagcgctacgacagtcgtaagtctacgtTAAAGTATGGGCGTTATGGTcaacttagcgctacgacagtcgtaagtctacgtTAAAGTATGGGTGTTATGGTCAACTTAgcactacgacagtcgtaagtctacgtTAAAGTATGGGCGTTATGGTcaacttagcgctacgacagtcgtaagtctacaTTAAAGTATGGGCGTTATGGTcaacttagcgctacgacagtcgtaagtctaagTTAAAGTATGGGCGTTATGGTcaacttagcgctacgacagtcgtaagtctatgttaaagtatgggcaTTATGGTcaacttagcgctacgacagttgtaagtctatgttaaagtatgggcaTTATGATCAACTTAGCGCTACGATTGCGTTGAGGAATGAGGTCCTGCTCATGTGATGCCATAAATAGATGACCACACAAGATGGGAGTTGCCAAGTTTTGTCACAACTTGTGGGGATAGAAAAATGTTCTGCAAAATACTGACACACTGATTAGACAAATCCCACCAACATATCAACATATCctacattttgtaaatgaccACTTTCAAAAGTAGAAAACAAACCTCAGTTACAAATCATAAAGTACATGTCACATGACATCCAGTAACCACAGCAACACCAACATGGAAAACAACATACAGCATATATTGTAGCATCTTCATCAAGCAGTCAGCAATAGCAAGATCTTGTACACAACATATAACTTGATGTATTGTTCCATCAGCTATAAGACAAATGGCTACACTGTTACATTAAGCTACTTCAGTATTCTCAACCAATCCTCTTAGCCAGAAACAGCAGGTACCTTAAAAAGCACAAGAGCATATCCCTTAGGCCAGATATTCTTAAACTATTTTACTAATAATCTGACTCAAAACCACTGACACACAAAATTAATCAAGCGTGCAATGGTACTTTTGTTGCTTATTTTTAgccaaacaaacagaaataagttaaacattattttttcttaAACACTCTTACCCCAGGGTTTGTAGAATGAACATTTACCACTACCTACTtagtatatataaaatatattatttcaacCAACTACCCTGAATTTTGGGTCCAAACCCTGTAATCCCACAATATGCCCacttataaaaatgaaaatctgAGAAATGTGGCCATAAATTGAGAAATTCATCTTGCTTTGACTCAACAGCAACACTGTAAGCTACACAAACAAGTATTATGCAAAAGACAATGATGAGATTCACACTGAAACATTCATGATTTATAGGAACAATCCAATGTTTTCTAATATATAAAAACAAGGAGACAATCATGTAAAACATCCTCACAATCATAAACCAATCATTAACTATCACAGTATGaacaaataaattatttattaCAACACAGTGTCTATAGCAGCTCTAACTGATTTGACATCTCTCTGTGAACAGTATGTAACAAATGATGAGGTTCACAGTTTCATGGAAGATAATGCTGCCAATATATTACTAGGCCAGTATAAATTAATAACAGATTGTCATCATTGTTTGCCTAATTTTATAGCACCTCGATGCTTATTTCCAATTCCTGTTTCCAGCAATTCCTGTCTTTCTACATTTTAGGTCTATTCTCCAGtaagagttatctttcctttaCTGCAGTGACACATGACGTTTGAAATAGCTGCCTGTCTGTTTGCCAAATAGCATTGACATTCAAGCTGTGCCAGTCAGgccaaaataaacataaaatatgacCACCACAACACATAAATGTTGCAGCCATTATGTAGGGCTACTCAAATATGCTGAGTGCATACaattttgttaacattttaGCTGTCCTGGCCACTTCACATTGGCAACTAATTCTTACACTTCACAGTAAACTATACATTACAGTTTGCTTGTGCATGGAATCATGGAATGTGCCATCAATACTTACCTTCAGGGAATTAAATATTCACATGATCTGATTGTCATATTCCATTTACTGCACAAAAAACAAGATTATGTAcacataaaaagaaaacaaatgtcattgtacCAATTGGAATTAATAAGAACCATACATTTTAGATGCAATACTGAGGAGTATTTATACAAAATATAACCCAGCGCACATTTCATCACTGCAGTATCTGAGTGTTTTCAGTAGTTTTTGCCCAAACTTGTTTCGGTGTAAACAGGCCAGACAACCAAGTTCTAGCATCATGTCTGTTTGAAAGAAGAGTTAAATGCTTCCTCATTTTCTAACAAAAATGGACAACAGATCTTTAATTTATACTGGCCTCGATAGTTCTGAATATAACCAATGCCCTGACTGACTCCCATAGGTCATATACATGTCAGATCTTATTTCAATCTTAACAATGAATTTACAACTGACACAGCAAGAAGAGATTTCCTAATCTGGATCCTTAATCCAGTAAAACTAACCAGTATCTCTCATTCAGAATGTACAACTGTAGTAAGTTTAATCTGTTCAGCAAATATATTATACAATGTTCAAAATATGTCTAAAAAATGGACTATTGTACAGCTGATCACAGACAACTCCAAACAAGAGAATCTGTGCATTGTATACATGGTAAACAATCAATTAATACTACTGGTAGTCTGCTACTGTAGAGTTTCATAAACAAATGGAGCCTGACTTATTGACATATATGGCAGTAAACAAATTTAGGATTCTCAAATTATTCTTTcatcaaaacaaatgaaagtatatttgaCATGGAAAACTGTTTTGATATTTCTAATCCATGAAAATGTTCATCCTTGAGTCACATTTTGAAAGCTTGACTGAAGTTTTTTTCATTGTGTAAGTCGTCTGAGGATCATGGTGTTCTTCTACACTTAAAGCTTTTCTGAAAACGCCTCTGAATGAAGTAAGGCATCTTAAAAGTCCAAACCAATTTCAACATCATAATCATAGTCATAAATATCTTCATcatattcataatcattttCCGAGTCCTGTTCTTCATAGTTAGAGGCAGCGCTGTCGTCAGAGTCGCCATCGGAATACTGCATGGCCACGTGCAGGGCACTGGAATAGGCATCGTCATAGCGATTACACTTGTCAAGTGACTGCATCATCGTGCTGGGTACAGATCCAACTGTTACCACGGAGATGTGGTCAATGGGAGGAGGAATGTGAGCCATGGAACACGGGAACTTCTCCGACACCTCATGTAGAGATGTTGTGTAGGGACACTCATTGTTCAAGATGAAGACACTTTCACTTGTGGGGACAAGAAGCTGAAACCCATATGCCTGAGTATCGACTGAGAAGTCTGGATGGGGGGTAGAGATTCTCCTAATAGATGTAACCCACTTGGATCGGACTTCATCCAGAACTAAAGCGGGTTGCCCTGGATGGTATATGAACACTGTATCCTCCCTAACACACATAACATATGGCTTTGAAAAGTCATCATATGAAATGTCTGGAGGAGGCAATTCCCATGAGCTGAAAATTTTAGTTCTTGTGTCAAACACTGCAAAACCTATTGACTTTTTGATACAGAACTCTTCAGATGGTCCAGTGCGGTGGCGGAACCACATGTAAATATGACGGTCATCTTTGACTGTTGCTCTGCCTAAACTGATGAAACGTGAGCCTGGTATTTGAAAGCATGTGTACTGGTGGGTGGCAAGATTGCACATAAACAGGTGCCCAGTACCCTCCTTGTTGCCAAGCACAAAGAGTTGGTTATTGCAAGAAACCATCACAGGTGGCGCTGTTCTAATGTTTGTCAAAGTAGTCCGGTAACATGGGTTGTAAAAGTCCACTGTCCGGAATGAGAAAAGTGTTGGTTGACCAGTGACCAGATCTGTCACAAGAATGTTGATCTTCATCATATCAGTTGGGTATGGAAAGCTTGAGCAGAGGTACATAAAAAGTTTGTTGTCATTTAAAACCATATTGCATACAGTTTGGCGAACCGGCATGTAATGCAACATTTTTTCGCCAGAAACAGGGAACTGGTACCACTTTTGGTCTTGTAAACTATAAATTAGAATCTTCATGAATTTCAGGCCTTGGTTACACACCACAGCCAACAACACTTGGCTACCCGAGTCTGATGGACTCTCACTGTCTCGATTGTCTGTGAAATCTGTATCTGCATCTGATGGTCCAGCACTGGCAGAGGCTGTAGTTAAAGATCCCTCCATGGATCTCCGGAGAATATCACTGGTGGACATCTCTCGTCCGAGGTAAGATGCTTCATTTGCATAGTCAGATATCCAAGACTTCACACAAGTCATGAGGTCAGATTGGTATTGCTGCCGATAAGATCGGTCAAAATCAATCCAGCGTTGTACAACTCTCTTGAGTTCATTGTAGCTGGTGTGTTGAACAACTCGCGAATCTTCCAGCAGTCTGAAGATGCATGATGGGAGCAAGTCCAGCATTTCATCATGATAGATAACATAATCATGAAAACGAGATTCAATCATTTTCTGTGCAAATTTTGCTACCTCTGGCATATTATGATCTTCTGCAAGAAATTTAAGCCGTATACAGTTTGTTAGATCCAAATTTCCCAGATCTAAATAAAACTGCCTGCAGTACTCTTTCACATCATCAATAAGTAGGAAATCTGATATTTTGACAATATCCTCAACATTTTCTATAGTCAGTGTTATACAACCAGTATACATGTAGTCTAAGACCGTTCCAAACACATCATCTCGTTCTAAAATTAACGATTCTGACAGATCAAGTTCCCTTGTCAGTCGTTCCCTCATGTCACAAGTGAACATGGACAGAAAATATGGGCTCCATAGTGCCAGAACGGCTTTGTGTGCATTGAAGCACCGTCCATTCAGCTTGATTGTCAAGTCACAGAGCTCTCCAGTTTCCCTCTGGCGAAGGAGAGGCCGTATAATAAACTCTTGAGCATTTCTTGAAAAAGATTTTTTTGAAGCTTTCATATAATGTGACATTTTAGACGAGTACTGACGACGACTGAGTCATTGCGTACGAGATAACACTGAACTgcattataaattataatataatGTTGTGCCGTCGTGAAATCAATAACAACCTTCTAGTGATAGAGTGATGTCCCCTTACTTCATATAGGAGTCGCACTGAAAACGGAAGTCAGTTACTGCTCCATGACACCGCATGCTATCGCTCACGATACGCTGATAATGAATGTCCGATGTAAGGAGTTGTGTACATGTGCTCAAAGTTAAAGTTACTCGAAGAAATCTTGTTTACATTTGTAAGTACTTTGTATCATTAATGACAACCTATTTTATTTGAATGTTAAGCGTTATGGTCCAATCGACGTTACAAAGTGTAACAGGTCTTTCAAAACTTTGCTTCTAGTACGACTGGGATTGTGGGAATGAATTTAATTCACTGTCAGGTTATTTTTATAAGCACGGGATGCTGCCAAATGCGGCTACATGACACCCCATTCAAAGCGAATTCAGATTATTTTGTATGAGTTATTCCAAACAGAATCAGTGTCGGAAGTTGAGAAACATGGTGCGATATTGTAAAATGTGTCCACCACCAAATAAACATTTATACACCTAAGGAAATAGATCTCAAGAACATTTTGTTTGTGTCGCCTTACTGATCTCTCCTGCCTCCTGGATCTTTAGGGGGATTGTTCTGCAAATTCGAGGACATCTATTTTCGCGCACCTATCACTTCCAGATTTATGCTGTCGCTGCACATAAAAGTGTGACCTAAGATTTCGTGCTTgtaaacaaaaagtcttcttctTATTCCTGCAATCACGATTCGGAAATCACAACTTCAAAGTAGAGTTTCTTATTCTAAAAGGTCATGACCCCAGAAGGTGGAGTGTTGCCCGGGGAAAAATAACCTCGGAAACTAATGTCAGACACAGTCCTTATAACTTTACAacaaattttcatgaaaagttactaagtaagagcagttaatatgagTTTTTATAATCAAATGAAATGATTCTACTCAATGAATAACGAATTAATGCTTGTCTTTATTCAGTAAATGTCTCCAAAGGCATGcagaatattattt
Proteins encoded:
- the LOC137294331 gene encoding uncharacterized protein — protein: MSHYMKASKKSFSRNAQEFIIRPLLRQRETGELCDLTIKLNGRCFNAHKAVLALWSPYFLSMFTCDMRERLTRELDLSESLILERDDVFGTVLDYMYTGCITLTIENVEDIVKISDFLLIDDVKEYCRQFYLDLGNLDLTNCIRLKFLAEDHNMPEVAKFAQKMIESRFHDYVIYHDEMLDLLPSCIFRLLEDSRVVQHTSYNELKRVVQRWIDFDRSYRQQYQSDLMTCVKSWISDYANEASYLGREMSTSDILRRSMEGSLTTASASAGPSDADTDFTDNRDSESPSDSGSQVLLAVVCNQGLKFMKILIYSLQDQKWYQFPVSGEKMLHYMPVRQTVCNMVLNDNKLFMYLCSSFPYPTDMMKINILVTDLVTGQPTLFSFRTVDFYNPCYRTTLTNIRTAPPVMVSCNNQLFVLGNKEGTGHLFMCNLATHQYTCFQIPGSRFISLGRATVKDDRHIYMWFRHRTGPSEEFCIKKSIGFAVFDTRTKIFSSWELPPPDISYDDFSKPYVMCVREDTVFIYHPGQPALVLDEVRSKWVTSIRRISTPHPDFSVDTQAYGFQLLVPTSESVFILNNECPYTTSLHEVSEKFPCSMAHIPPPIDHISVVTVGSVPSTMMQSLDKCNRYDDAYSSALHVAMQYSDGDSDDSAASNYEEQDSENDYEYDEDIYDYDYDVEIGLDF